In the genome of Xenopus laevis strain J_2021 chromosome 1S, Xenopus_laevis_v10.1, whole genome shotgun sequence, one region contains:
- the mtarc1.S gene encoding mitochondrial amidoxime-reducing component 1 precursor gives MSNTVFSGAVGPLRAAALSISRHRLPLLCAAGLGLTAVASWMWWRKRQGEAEDLQQVGIVSQLLIYPVKSCRAVPVQEAECSALGLKSGHLEDRHWLVVTEEGNMVTARQEPRMVLISATFCGNTLCLNGPEMQEVQIPLPLPKSNRVLDCRVFGQDIQGRDSGEQASEWLATYFQSSQPYRLVHFEADVMRPRQSKKKEKLFRDKDVIAYPDASPIMLLSETSMEALNSRLEQPVSLANFRPCIVASGCEAFAEDDWDDVRLGATRLKRVMACGRCVLTTVNPNSGVITRKEPLDTLRTFRQSDSSLKEVYKNAPLFGQYYGVEQTGIIRVGDPVYRVTRKG, from the coding sequence ATGTCCAACACAGTCTTTTCTGGTGCAGTTGGGCCACTGAGAGCCGCAGCTCTGTCTATATCTCGCCATCGCCTTCCCTTGCTCTGTGCCGCCGGCCTTGGGCTCACGGCTGTGGCTTCCTGGATGTGGTGGCGGAAACGACAAGGTGAGGCTGAGGATCTGCAACAGGTTGGCATCGTGTCTCAGCTTCTGATTTACCCAGTGAAGTCCTGCCGTGCCGTGCCTGTGCAGGAGGCTGAATGTTCTGCTCTAGGTCTGAAGAGTGGGCATCTTGAGGACAGACATTGGCTAGTAGTGACCGAGGAGGGGAACATGGTGACTGCCAGACAGGAGCCTAGGATGGTCCTCATCTCAGCAACTTTTTGTGGTAACACTTTGTGCCTTAATGGTCCAGAAATGCAGGAGGTTCAGATTCCATTGCCACTGCCCAAGAGTAATCGGGTGCTAGACTGCAGGGTATTTGGACAAGACATCCAGGGTAGAGACTCTGGTGAGCAGGCTTCTGAATGGCTGGCCACCTATTTCCAGAGCAGCCAACCCTACCGCTTAGTTCATTTTGAGGCTGATGTCATGCGACCACGACAGTccaagaaaaaggaaaagttgttcAGAGATAAAGACGTCATCGCTTACCCTGACGCCAGTCCCATCATGCTCTTATCAGAGACCTCCATGGAGGCTCTCAATAGTCGCCTTGAACAGCCGGTCTCTTTGGCAAACTTCCGACCATGCATTGTGGCATCTGGGTGCGAGGCCTTTGCAGAGGATGACTGGGATGATGTGAGGCTCGGTGCCACAAGGCTTAAGAGAGTAATGGCTTGTGGCCGATGTGTCTTGACCACTGTCAATCCCAACAGCGGAGTTATTACCCGCAAGGAGCCACTTGACACCCTGAGAACCTTTCGGCAGAGCGACTCCTCCTTGAAAGAAGTGTACAAGAACGCTCCTCTCTTTGGCCAGTATTATGGTGTGGAACAGACCGGCATAATACGAGTGGGTGATCCAGTGTATCGTGTCACCAGGAAGGGGTAA